A genomic segment from Lignipirellula cremea encodes:
- a CDS encoding IS4 family transposase, which translates to MAAKQKRKQKAQKSEQARAAEFDAVFAQLEEIVDLRQADELQPSHAQTIYTSGVVLWLLVLQRLRGGCSMAEAVKALIEQCPDIVPDNKRIEEATLSSSTAAYSRGRSRLSLETVMWLCNAVWRSLVDNAPPTFGGRRVFALDGTTISLRPEWELYDVFPPASNQYGESAWPMAYLVVAHEVESGAALPPEIGAMYGDQAVSETSLIHDHLQRIPADSVILVDTAYGITRVAYEFHTANQRFVVRMKKDRFRRLQKDAELIEQGEDWKTYRGQWTPSRRELRDNPQLPEDFSLPIRLHVFESVHGETIYLATDLTDELDVIADLYSQRWRVETDLSQIKVTLDIENILAKSPEMFRKELMASIVAYNLTIQFRKQAAEQANVPPRRLSFTGVWDVFRIFLLQKTFPDAGAWRTAYARALKYAAREKLPNRPGRSYSRESYKRRSKSSHFKKRSPPWNQPENEPK; encoded by the coding sequence ATGGCGGCCAAACAGAAACGTAAGCAGAAAGCACAGAAATCTGAGCAGGCGCGGGCGGCGGAGTTTGACGCCGTGTTTGCCCAGTTGGAAGAGATCGTGGATCTCCGCCAGGCCGATGAGTTGCAGCCCTCCCACGCCCAAACGATTTACACGTCTGGCGTCGTCCTGTGGCTGTTGGTCTTGCAGCGATTGCGCGGCGGTTGCTCGATGGCCGAGGCGGTCAAGGCCTTGATCGAGCAGTGCCCGGACATCGTGCCCGACAATAAACGCATCGAAGAAGCGACCCTCTCTTCCAGCACCGCGGCGTACTCCCGGGGCCGGAGCCGTTTGTCGCTGGAGACCGTCATGTGGCTCTGCAACGCCGTCTGGCGGTCGCTGGTCGACAACGCTCCGCCCACCTTCGGCGGGCGACGCGTGTTCGCGCTGGACGGCACGACGATCTCGCTGAGACCGGAATGGGAACTGTACGACGTCTTCCCGCCCGCTTCCAATCAGTACGGAGAGTCGGCCTGGCCGATGGCCTATCTGGTCGTGGCTCATGAGGTCGAAAGTGGAGCGGCGTTGCCCCCGGAAATCGGTGCGATGTACGGCGACCAGGCGGTCTCGGAAACCAGCCTGATCCACGATCATTTACAACGCATCCCGGCCGATTCGGTGATTCTGGTCGACACAGCTTACGGCATTACGCGTGTCGCCTACGAGTTCCACACGGCCAATCAACGCTTCGTGGTGCGGATGAAGAAGGACCGCTTTCGCCGGCTGCAAAAGGACGCCGAGTTGATCGAACAAGGCGAGGACTGGAAAACGTATCGAGGACAATGGACGCCCAGTCGCCGCGAGCTGCGCGACAATCCTCAATTGCCGGAGGACTTCTCGCTGCCGATTCGGCTGCACGTGTTCGAAAGCGTCCACGGCGAAACAATCTATCTGGCGACCGACCTGACCGACGAATTGGACGTCATCGCCGATTTGTATAGTCAGCGGTGGCGTGTGGAAACAGATCTCTCACAGATCAAGGTGACGCTCGACATCGAGAACATCCTCGCCAAGAGTCCTGAGATGTTCCGCAAAGAACTGATGGCGTCGATCGTGGCCTATAACCTGACGATCCAGTTCCGCAAACAGGCGGCGGAACAGGCCAACGTACCGCCGCGGCGGCTCAGCTTCACCGGCGTGTGGGACGTGTTCCGCATCTTCCTGCTCCAAAAAACATTCCCCGACGCCGGCGCCTGGCGCACGGCTTACGCACGAGCGCTCAAGTACGCAGCGCGAGAGAAATTGCCGAACCGCCCCGGCCGGAGCTACTCCCGCGAAAGCTACAAACGCCGCTCCAAATCCTCGCATTTTAAAAAAAGATCTCCACCCTGGAACCAACCCGAAAACGAGCCAAAGTGA
- a CDS encoding sigma-54-dependent transcriptional regulator translates to MSKKKDTRQPNGLKLLFADDESSLQELMSLELPRMGHEVTVCPDGLTAAAALERNVYDCVMVDLDMPGLNGIEVITRAKEVSPDVDAVVMTGKSSLETAIAALRQGAFDYLTKPCKLVEIESLLQRVVAKRELTNKYRAVKRMLERAEGQSDLVGSAGPMNRVRELIAKVAPTDSSVLILGETGTGKELVARALHEQSVRAEKPYVAINCGALPENLIESELFGHRKGAFTGADEHRVGLFEVAHGGTIFLDEIGELPKSMQAKLLRVLETGDIRRVGDNDSFHVDVRVVCATHRNLVEMVEESEFREDLMYRINTFEIPLPALRDRLEDIEMLATHLYRRKRNDILPGQPVLTPDAVAVLKAHVWPGNVRELANVIEHASILCDRPPITPDHLPQRFAARTLNSGLRLNTGPLTLREIEMQAIHEALERNDGNKPAAAEELGVSTKTLYNKLNQEATLQKTG, encoded by the coding sequence ATGAGCAAAAAGAAAGATACCAGGCAGCCTAACGGACTCAAACTGCTCTTCGCGGACGATGAAAGTTCGCTGCAGGAGCTGATGAGCCTGGAGCTGCCGCGAATGGGTCACGAGGTCACCGTCTGTCCCGATGGACTCACGGCGGCCGCGGCTCTGGAACGGAATGTCTACGACTGCGTGATGGTCGATCTCGATATGCCCGGACTTAACGGCATTGAAGTGATCACCCGCGCCAAGGAAGTTTCGCCCGACGTCGACGCCGTCGTGATGACGGGGAAGTCGTCGCTGGAAACGGCCATCGCGGCCCTGCGCCAGGGAGCCTTCGACTATCTGACCAAGCCTTGCAAGCTGGTCGAGATTGAGTCGCTGCTTCAGCGCGTCGTGGCTAAACGCGAACTGACCAACAAATACCGCGCCGTGAAACGGATGCTGGAACGGGCCGAAGGGCAAAGCGATCTGGTCGGCTCCGCCGGTCCCATGAATCGCGTCCGCGAGTTGATCGCCAAGGTCGCCCCCACCGACTCCAGCGTGCTGATCCTGGGAGAAACAGGCACCGGCAAGGAACTGGTCGCCCGCGCCCTGCACGAACAAAGCGTCCGCGCCGAAAAACCGTACGTGGCCATCAACTGCGGCGCCCTGCCAGAGAACCTGATCGAAAGCGAACTGTTCGGCCATCGCAAAGGGGCCTTCACCGGCGCCGATGAACACCGCGTGGGTCTGTTCGAAGTGGCCCACGGCGGCACCATTTTTCTCGACGAAATCGGCGAGCTGCCCAAGTCAATGCAGGCCAAACTTTTGCGCGTGCTGGAAACGGGCGACATTCGCCGCGTGGGCGACAACGACTCCTTTCATGTCGATGTCCGCGTGGTCTGCGCGACGCATCGCAACCTGGTGGAGATGGTGGAAGAGAGCGAGTTCCGCGAGGATCTCATGTACCGCATTAACACCTTTGAGATCCCCTTGCCGGCCTTGCGGGATCGCCTGGAAGATATCGAAATGCTGGCGACGCACTTGTATCGCCGCAAACGGAACGACATTTTGCCTGGCCAGCCGGTGCTTACGCCCGACGCCGTGGCCGTCCTCAAAGCGCATGTGTGGCCCGGCAATGTCCGGGAGCTGGCGAACGTGATCGAACATGCTTCGATTCTGTGCGACCGGCCGCCCATTACGCCCGATCACCTGCCGCAGCGGTTCGCCGCGCGGACGCTGAACTCGGGGTTGCGGCTGAACACCGGACCGCTGACGCTTCGCGAGATCGAAATGCAGGCGATCCACGAAGCCCTGGAGCGCAACGACGGCAACAAACCGGCCGCCGCCGAAGAGCTGGGCGTCAGCACCAAAACGCTCTACAACAAGCTCAACCAGGAAGCAACGCTGCAGAAAACAGGCTGA
- a CDS encoding sensor histidine kinase, with amino-acid sequence MFRCWSIRNKLLLGVGTLVLSVFILAFSGFRGGYAFRNLARNIGIRASELPLAADLAQKVGHLRVGLSRVRDSRGVRPFSAHDDTAAIDRQILRDNFHFSLLAVDEALRLYREQLQSGDADDPLIGDYGPELETVAQLENSLRNIRTINAHTDWMLNDIKVDALDDELEEMHQLSQALPTYLQKRMHNFAGEVRGQYRTWIGLTCITGVIAVLMLVSMVAFLYNSVFRPLAALIRESRKIARGDLKHRIHLHTQDEVSEVADAMNQMTAQFEAIRDDLDEQVKQRTKEVVRSEQLASVGFLAAGVAHEINNPLAAIAMCAESLEGRVQGIIQEDDALPDEEHNQEIVVLRKYLKCIQDEAFRCKKITESLLDYARMNEVERIETELAEVVQSVIDMLKHMGKCSDKSIEFESHAPVRVWANAQELKQVMVNLLTNGLDAVERGGAVHLKLSQAGGMAELTVEDNGCGMTPEVQQHLFEPFYTRRRDGQGTGLGLSITERIVADHGGKITAHSDGPQRGSRFKITLPLVNHEQKERYQAA; translated from the coding sequence ATGTTTCGCTGCTGGTCTATTCGCAACAAACTGCTGCTGGGTGTGGGAACGCTTGTACTGAGCGTTTTTATTCTGGCGTTCAGCGGATTTCGCGGCGGTTATGCGTTCCGCAACCTGGCTCGGAACATCGGCATCCGCGCTTCAGAGCTGCCGCTGGCAGCCGATCTGGCCCAGAAGGTGGGGCATCTGCGGGTGGGGCTCAGCCGGGTCCGAGACAGCCGCGGCGTGCGGCCTTTCTCCGCCCACGACGACACGGCCGCCATTGATCGCCAGATTCTCCGGGACAACTTCCATTTCAGCCTGCTGGCTGTCGACGAGGCGTTACGCCTTTATCGGGAACAGCTGCAAAGCGGCGACGCCGACGACCCTTTAATAGGCGACTACGGGCCGGAACTGGAAACGGTGGCCCAGCTGGAAAATTCGCTGCGGAATATCCGCACCATCAATGCGCATACCGACTGGATGCTGAACGATATAAAAGTCGACGCGCTCGACGATGAGCTGGAGGAAATGCACCAGCTGTCGCAAGCGCTGCCGACCTATCTGCAGAAACGAATGCACAACTTTGCCGGCGAGGTTCGCGGCCAGTACCGCACCTGGATCGGTCTGACCTGCATCACGGGCGTGATCGCCGTGCTGATGCTCGTGTCGATGGTGGCGTTTCTATACAACTCGGTGTTCCGCCCGCTGGCCGCGCTCATTCGTGAATCGCGCAAAATCGCCCGCGGCGACCTGAAGCATCGCATCCACCTGCACACGCAGGACGAGGTGTCGGAAGTGGCCGACGCCATGAACCAGATGACGGCCCAGTTTGAAGCGATCCGCGACGACCTGGACGAACAGGTCAAGCAGCGCACCAAAGAGGTCGTCCGCAGCGAGCAGCTGGCCAGCGTCGGCTTTCTGGCCGCGGGCGTCGCCCATGAAATCAACAATCCGCTGGCGGCGATCGCCATGTGTGCGGAGTCGCTGGAAGGGCGCGTACAGGGGATTATCCAGGAAGACGACGCCCTGCCCGACGAAGAACACAACCAGGAAATCGTCGTGCTGCGGAAGTACCTCAAGTGCATCCAGGACGAAGCCTTTCGCTGCAAAAAGATCACCGAAAGCCTGCTCGATTACGCTCGCATGAACGAAGTCGAACGGATCGAGACGGAACTTGCCGAGGTGGTCCAGAGTGTGATCGACATGCTCAAACACATGGGCAAGTGCTCCGACAAATCGATTGAGTTTGAATCCCACGCGCCGGTCCGGGTCTGGGCCAACGCACAAGAGCTCAAGCAGGTAATGGTGAACCTGCTGACGAATGGTCTGGACGCCGTGGAACGCGGCGGAGCCGTCCACCTGAAGTTATCCCAGGCAGGCGGCATGGCTGAACTGACCGTAGAGGACAACGGTTGCGGCATGACGCCCGAAGTGCAACAGCACCTGTTCGAGCCGTTTTACACGCGACGCCGCGACGGCCAGGGCACCGGCCTGGGGCTGTCGATAACGGAACGAATCGTCGCCGACCACGGCGGAAAAATCACGGCCCACAGCGACGGTCCGCAACGAGGTTCCCGCTTTAAAATTACCTTGCCTCTGGTGAACCATGAGCAAAAAGAAAGATACCAGGCAGCCTAA
- a CDS encoding SDR family NAD(P)-dependent oxidoreductase — MARRTLKNARALVTGASSGIGREIALELAAQGTRVLVTARREERLVELVQQIQAAGGEAHYVAGDITRPEVRESLVAAAADQLSGLDILVNNAGVGSIEKFVDSTEANLRTLFELDFFAAVEMIRVALPLLRQGERPLIANIASVLGHVAVPKKSEYCAAKFALHGFTDALRAELAPEKIDVSLICPSTTDSEFWESVLANQAKLPWKKLGMMSSAAVGRASVKAIRRGQREMIMTIGGKGLVLSDRLFPGLTGWLISRFG; from the coding sequence ATGGCCCGACGTACTTTGAAAAACGCCCGAGCCCTTGTCACGGGCGCTTCCAGCGGCATCGGTCGCGAAATCGCCCTGGAACTGGCCGCCCAGGGGACCCGGGTGCTGGTCACGGCTCGCCGGGAAGAACGCCTGGTCGAGCTGGTGCAGCAGATCCAGGCGGCCGGCGGCGAAGCCCATTATGTGGCGGGCGACATTACCCGGCCCGAAGTCCGCGAGTCGCTGGTCGCGGCGGCCGCCGACCAATTATCGGGGCTGGATATCCTGGTGAACAACGCCGGGGTCGGTTCCATCGAGAAGTTCGTAGATTCGACGGAAGCAAACCTGCGGACCCTTTTTGAGCTCGACTTTTTTGCGGCCGTAGAAATGATTCGCGTCGCCTTGCCGTTGCTGCGACAGGGAGAGCGGCCGCTGATCGCCAATATCGCCAGCGTGCTGGGGCATGTGGCCGTGCCGAAAAAAAGCGAGTACTGCGCCGCCAAGTTCGCCTTGCACGGCTTCACCGATGCACTGCGGGCCGAGCTGGCGCCGGAAAAGATCGACGTCTCGCTGATCTGTCCCAGCACGACCGACAGCGAATTCTGGGAGAGCGTGCTGGCCAACCAGGCGAAGCTGCCCTGGAAGAAACTGGGCATGATGTCGTCGGCGGCCGTCGGACGGGCCAGCGTAAAAGCAATCCGTCGGGGCCAGCGGGAAATGATCATGACGATCGGCGGCAAGGGGCTCGTGCTGAGCGACCGCTTGTTTCCCGGCTTGACTGGCTGGCTCATCTCTCGGTTCGGGTAG
- a CDS encoding HEPN domain-containing protein encodes MDTPFTVRDLRRRWKPHKLRLGNGDTSIRFHRACSWLHRAQITECLIDHDIALLSQWIAFNSLYGQWDAAAQEPMRDKVSWQRFIGRILELDQDGCVSATLVEQKPLVLGILEDEHVSQFFWKDPGDKRAQQSKKAMYEARTWYLGGNWTMILNRVMERIYFLRCQLVHGAATYQSDLNRTAVQRSAQMMGHLLPAMLIVWIDHGADEDWGSMCYPPLE; translated from the coding sequence ATGGATACGCCCTTTACCGTTCGCGATCTGCGACGTCGCTGGAAACCGCACAAGCTGCGACTGGGGAACGGCGATACTTCGATCCGCTTCCATCGCGCCTGCAGCTGGCTGCATCGGGCCCAGATTACCGAGTGCCTGATCGATCACGATATCGCCCTGCTGTCCCAGTGGATTGCATTCAACTCCCTGTACGGTCAGTGGGATGCCGCCGCGCAGGAGCCGATGCGCGATAAAGTCAGCTGGCAGCGCTTCATCGGCCGGATCCTGGAACTTGACCAGGACGGCTGCGTTTCGGCGACGCTGGTCGAACAGAAACCGCTGGTGCTGGGCATCCTGGAAGATGAGCACGTCAGCCAGTTCTTCTGGAAAGACCCCGGCGATAAGCGGGCCCAGCAATCCAAAAAGGCCATGTACGAAGCCCGCACCTGGTACCTGGGCGGCAACTGGACGATGATCCTGAACCGCGTGATGGAACGGATCTATTTCCTGCGTTGCCAGCTGGTGCATGGCGCGGCGACGTACCAGAGCGATCTCAACCGGACCGCCGTGCAGCGCAGCGCCCAGATGATGGGCCATCTACTGCCGGCCATGCTGATCGTCTGGATCGACCACGGCGCCGACGAAGACTGGGGCTCCATGTGCTACCCGCCGCTGGAGTAA
- a CDS encoding M14 family zinc carboxypeptidase — translation MSVKRLALSSLLPLAAVLFSGALVARADAQVAINTDFPGGNVLVEKVEGDTISIAPDLRGGRNWFYWYFEAEAAKPGRVTFLFPASAGAQIGVNGPAVSLDGGQSWDWLGTKEVRFQDTRASTPADSFSYTFTAANPKVRFSVGIPYLPANLDAFVERIGKNPHLHREGLAKTRNGTPVDVWRIGQPGPGVTPVLVSARHHACEAMASYVLEGFLEEALSDSQAAQAFRKKYLLYAVPIVDIDGVAAGDQGKWRSPHDHNRDYGQPVMRYPEVIAITELAKAVGVEIALDFHCPTLRMDIHQGFYFAGIKRPHILDNMNELIGWMNEERPPAIVSQERDLLSPPDEEPPTGGMPFSNHFAYQPGVHFAATLECPYTQRGNDLDEELARDYGRSLLRAWVRTEFISIEPGAARKEWDSQRFHAFRKTFLDSYKSKPAEAEAMANAYLTDDTSPVLYQVESQNLLGTMRLRQRKYEEALARFDTAFSHPQATPSQKATAAAERVLVVCAAGEAMTGKLAAVLQDFENLPYPSSKQLAAVHEAAAGAFAQQGEHQKALMHAQGWFERASRYYRGSALLSVASAYDGLQQKDEALAARRQAVAILRKELDPVPVGVFGPLMGADLLEALDGIPTATDAEKQAAADIVLNHKLQLESPLRRVKAILPKAP, via the coding sequence ATGTCTGTGAAACGTCTTGCCCTGTCGTCCCTGTTACCGCTGGCGGCGGTCCTGTTTTCTGGGGCGCTTGTCGCCCGTGCGGATGCCCAGGTCGCCATCAACACCGACTTTCCCGGCGGGAATGTGCTGGTGGAAAAGGTGGAAGGGGATACGATTTCCATCGCGCCCGACCTGCGCGGCGGACGGAACTGGTTTTACTGGTACTTTGAAGCCGAAGCGGCCAAACCGGGCCGGGTGACGTTCCTGTTCCCCGCCAGCGCCGGCGCCCAGATTGGCGTGAACGGCCCGGCCGTGAGCCTCGACGGCGGCCAGAGCTGGGACTGGCTGGGCACAAAGGAAGTCCGCTTCCAGGATACGCGGGCCAGCACGCCGGCCGACAGTTTCTCTTATACCTTCACCGCGGCGAACCCCAAGGTGCGATTCTCGGTCGGCATCCCGTATCTGCCGGCCAACCTTGACGCCTTTGTCGAGCGGATCGGTAAGAACCCGCATCTGCATCGCGAAGGGCTCGCCAAAACCCGTAACGGCACGCCGGTCGATGTCTGGCGGATCGGCCAGCCCGGACCGGGCGTTACGCCTGTGCTGGTCAGCGCTCGCCATCATGCGTGCGAAGCGATGGCCAGCTACGTGCTGGAAGGCTTTCTGGAAGAGGCCCTGTCCGATTCCCAGGCCGCCCAGGCGTTCCGCAAAAAGTATCTGCTGTACGCGGTGCCGATTGTCGATATCGATGGCGTCGCAGCTGGCGACCAGGGGAAATGGCGCAGCCCCCACGATCATAACCGCGACTACGGACAGCCCGTCATGCGGTATCCCGAGGTCATCGCCATAACCGAACTGGCCAAGGCCGTCGGCGTGGAGATCGCGCTCGACTTCCACTGCCCCACGTTGCGGATGGACATCCACCAGGGCTTTTACTTTGCCGGCATCAAACGTCCCCACATTCTCGACAACATGAACGAGCTGATCGGCTGGATGAACGAAGAGCGTCCGCCCGCTATCGTTTCGCAGGAACGCGACCTGCTCAGCCCGCCCGACGAAGAGCCGCCCACCGGCGGCATGCCGTTCTCGAACCACTTCGCCTATCAGCCCGGCGTCCACTTCGCCGCCACGCTGGAGTGCCCCTACACCCAGCGCGGCAACGATCTCGATGAAGAGCTGGCGCGAGACTACGGCCGCAGCCTGCTACGCGCCTGGGTCCGCACGGAGTTCATCAGCATCGAACCGGGCGCCGCCCGCAAAGAATGGGACAGCCAGCGGTTCCACGCGTTCCGCAAAACGTTCCTGGACTCCTACAAGAGCAAGCCGGCCGAAGCCGAAGCGATGGCGAACGCCTACCTGACCGACGACACCTCGCCCGTGCTGTACCAGGTGGAATCGCAGAACCTGCTGGGGACGATGCGCCTGCGCCAGCGAAAGTACGAGGAAGCCCTGGCCCGGTTCGACACGGCCTTCTCGCACCCCCAGGCCACGCCCAGTCAGAAGGCAACCGCTGCCGCCGAACGGGTGCTGGTCGTGTGCGCCGCAGGCGAAGCGATGACCGGGAAACTGGCCGCCGTGCTGCAGGACTTTGAGAACCTGCCGTATCCGTCGAGCAAACAGCTGGCGGCCGTGCACGAAGCTGCCGCCGGAGCGTTTGCCCAGCAGGGGGAACACCAGAAGGCTTTGATGCACGCCCAGGGCTGGTTTGAACGCGCCAGCCGCTACTACCGCGGGAGCGCGCTGTTGAGCGTGGCCAGCGCGTACGACGGATTGCAACAGAAAGACGAGGCACTCGCCGCCCGGCGGCAGGCCGTGGCCATTCTGCGCAAAGAGCTGGATCCGGTTCCCGTCGGCGTGTTCGGTCCGCTGATGGGCGCCGATCTGCTCGAAGCGCTCGACGGGATTCCGACGGCCACCGACGCCGAAAAACAGGCAGCCGCCGACATTGTGCTCAACCACAAACTGCAGCTGGAATCGCCCCTCCGCCGCGTCAAAGCGATCCTGCCGAAGGCCCCGTAA
- a CDS encoding peptidase has product MQVALFCGCMTLALPGWAATVTLKNGVQLEGRLGHIAHIGENPELAANNNAIKQIVLLDDDLRRMFVSSMQARALAPAGPMILERIKIDQRVANGNRRVGGVGPILRITSFDDFGRRIFSMSGPRGRVDVIQGITEITPTYTKVEGLAAGSGLIWDMRIATSSIPRETLSKVLLHQMDPENPDHRLQVVRLYIQAERYGDAHKELAGIIEDFPELNAKKWQAELLALRQHDARRFITEIELRKAAGQHDLAIRMLRALGAQPNVAGAILVQVRNMLEEYQRNVDLVNKANSLIKANIDLLPDADLKAKVEPIQAEIAADLNLETLLRMADFLRLAEGDTHGPDQKLALAISGWLLGSGAGTENLAVALSAYETRNLVRGYLSAERDHERADYLAQIKMQEAGAPNFLAKILYQMKPPYDPPQTAGQVPGMYTLQTPGLTGEPDITYHVQLPPEYDPQRKYPCIVALNGAGVTPEHAIDWWAGSPHPESKARMGQAARRGYIVLAPVWARPAQTKYEYSAHEHAAVLYSLRDACKRFSINTDRVFLSGHSMGADAAWDIAIAHPDLWAGALPVVPTADKYIARYWENAEYVPLYFVMGEMDGDRMATNARDFERYLTKPNYDTIIVEYQGRGHENFSDEIQKFFEWMDVHERNFNQRKFECVSMRPWDNFFWWLEVSDLPERSMVSPLSWPPESGAIPVKIEGSVLETNGVVVKSGAASSIIYLTPEIVNFEERILINGRSQEIKPDAEVMLKDVRSRVDRQHPFWAKFELDGRRR; this is encoded by the coding sequence ATGCAAGTCGCCCTGTTTTGCGGCTGCATGACCCTTGCCCTGCCGGGCTGGGCGGCGACCGTTACCCTGAAAAACGGGGTGCAACTAGAAGGCCGGCTGGGCCATATCGCCCATATTGGCGAAAATCCCGAACTGGCGGCCAACAACAACGCCATCAAGCAGATTGTGCTGCTCGACGACGACCTGCGGCGGATGTTCGTCTCTTCCATGCAAGCCCGCGCCCTGGCTCCCGCCGGGCCGATGATCCTGGAACGGATCAAAATCGACCAGCGCGTCGCCAACGGCAATCGTCGGGTAGGCGGGGTGGGGCCCATTTTGCGGATCACCTCGTTTGATGACTTCGGGCGCCGGATCTTCTCCATGAGCGGCCCCCGCGGCCGGGTTGATGTGATTCAGGGCATTACCGAGATCACGCCGACCTACACCAAGGTTGAAGGGCTGGCCGCCGGCTCCGGCCTGATCTGGGATATGCGGATCGCCACCAGTTCCATCCCGCGGGAAACGCTCAGCAAGGTCCTGCTGCACCAGATGGACCCCGAGAACCCCGACCATCGCCTGCAGGTGGTGCGTCTTTATATCCAGGCGGAACGCTACGGCGATGCGCACAAGGAACTGGCCGGGATCATCGAAGACTTTCCCGAGCTGAACGCCAAAAAATGGCAGGCCGAACTGCTCGCCCTGCGGCAGCACGACGCTCGCCGGTTCATCACCGAGATTGAACTGCGCAAAGCGGCCGGCCAGCACGATCTGGCCATTCGCATGCTGCGGGCGCTGGGAGCCCAGCCCAACGTGGCCGGGGCCATCCTGGTGCAGGTCCGCAATATGCTGGAGGAGTACCAGCGGAATGTCGACCTGGTCAACAAGGCCAACAGCCTGATCAAAGCGAACATCGACCTGCTTCCCGACGCCGACCTGAAGGCCAAAGTGGAGCCAATCCAGGCCGAGATCGCCGCCGATCTCAACCTGGAAACACTACTGCGGATGGCCGACTTTTTGCGACTGGCCGAAGGCGACACGCACGGCCCGGATCAAAAGCTGGCGCTCGCCATCAGCGGCTGGCTGCTCGGCAGTGGAGCCGGCACCGAGAACCTCGCCGTTGCCCTGAGCGCTTACGAAACCCGGAATCTGGTCCGCGGTTATCTGTCGGCCGAACGGGATCACGAACGGGCCGACTACCTGGCCCAGATCAAAATGCAGGAAGCGGGCGCCCCGAATTTCCTCGCCAAAATCCTGTATCAAATGAAACCGCCATACGACCCGCCGCAGACCGCCGGGCAGGTCCCTGGGATGTATACCCTGCAGACGCCGGGCCTGACGGGCGAACCCGACATCACCTACCACGTGCAACTGCCGCCGGAGTACGACCCGCAACGAAAGTACCCCTGCATCGTCGCCCTCAACGGCGCCGGCGTGACGCCGGAGCATGCGATCGACTGGTGGGCCGGCTCCCCGCACCCGGAGAGCAAGGCCCGCATGGGCCAGGCGGCTCGCCGCGGCTACATCGTGCTGGCTCCTGTCTGGGCCCGGCCCGCCCAAACCAAATACGAATATAGCGCCCACGAACATGCGGCCGTGCTGTACAGCTTGCGCGACGCCTGCAAACGGTTTTCGATCAATACCGATCGCGTTTTTCTGAGCGGCCATTCCATGGGGGCCGACGCCGCGTGGGACATTGCCATCGCCCACCCTGATCTCTGGGCCGGCGCCTTGCCGGTCGTTCCCACGGCGGACAAATACATCGCCCGTTACTGGGAAAACGCCGAGTACGTTCCGCTGTACTTTGTGATGGGAGAAATGGACGGCGATCGCATGGCGACCAACGCCCGCGACTTCGAACGCTACCTGACCAAGCCGAATTACGACACGATCATTGTCGAGTACCAGGGCCGCGGCCACGAGAATTTCTCCGACGAGATCCAGAAGTTCTTTGAATGGATGGACGTGCACGAACGGAATTTCAACCAGCGAAAATTCGAGTGCGTGTCGATGCGCCCCTGGGACAACTTTTTCTGGTGGCTGGAAGTCAGCGACCTGCCGGAGCGTTCGATGGTGTCGCCCCTTTCCTGGCCGCCGGAATCCGGCGCCATTCCGGTCAAGATCGAAGGCTCCGTGCTGGAAACCAACGGCGTCGTCGTCAAGTCGGGCGCCGCCAGCTCGATCATTTATCTCACGCCGGAGATCGTCAACTTTGAGGAACGCATCCTCATCAACGGTCGCAGTCAGGAGATCAAACCCGATGCGGAAGTCATGCTGAAAGACGTCCGCAGCCGCGTCGACCGCCAGCATCCGTTCTGGGCAAAGTTCGAACTCGACGGCCGCCGCCGATAG